The Terriglobales bacterium genome includes the window AATCCGCGCACCACGTCGTGATGCTCGGGCTTCGTAGACATGCGAAACCCGCCCGCGACTTCCTTGATTTCCATGCCACGGTCGTTGTTGTCGGAATCCGACATCAGTTCTGCGAGTGCCGCGCGAATGCGGCTTTTTGCCTCCGCCTGTGCAGCCGCAGGTTCCATGTCGGTCAATCCATTCTCCTGGATAACCGACTCCTTCAACAGCAGCGTGAGCTGGTCCAGTGTGACCGGATCTTCCGCCGCGTAAATGATCGCTTCTAGTTTGCCCTTAAGTGCCATCGGTTAACGTGTTACCGCCAATCGTCTCGTACCGCGTCTTGCTCGCCCATGACTTCATCAAAACGGGCGTTCTTCTTGATAAGTATCTCGCCGAACACATGCTCCTGTCGCAGCAGGATCGCCTGCAGACGCACCATTTCCAGCAGCGCCAGGAACGCGCACACCAGCGCATTGCGGGTTTGCAGCGATCGCAGCAGGTTTTTCAGCCGGATCGGACGGTCCTCCATGACCAACCTCCGCCGGAAGTAGTCGATCATCTGCGTAACCGTGACTGCTTCTTCATCGACGTTGATCATCGGCCGGTGCTTCGCCCGGTCCAGAATCTGCTGGAAGGTTCGCACCAGGTCCACAACGTCGGCAGCCAGCTCCGCTTCGGTCCCTTCGGCGTTCTTGAACTCCTTCAGCGCCGGATTCGAGAGCACCGCCTCTTCAATCTGCTGGCGCTGCAACAGCATCTGCGCCGCCATTTTGAATTTCTCGTGCTCCAGCAGGCGTTCCACGAGTTCCGCCCGCGGATCATCCTGTGCCGCTTCCGAAATCGTCGGATCCCGCGGCAGCAGCATCCGCGACTTAATCTGGATGAGCACCGAAGCCATGTAGATGAAGTCCGATGCGATATCGACGTCGAACTCCTTCATGCGCTCCACATACGCCAGGTACTGTGCCGTGATCTGCGCGATGGGGATATCGTAGATGTCAATGTCCTGCTTGCGGATTAAATCCAGCAGCAGGTCGAGCGGCCCGTCGTAGACCTGACCCACCGTGATTGCGAACGGAAACTCCGTGTCCTTGCGGGCCTTTGCCTTCTCCGCTGGCGCGTTGTTCTGGGTCGCGACGGCATCTGTCGTGCTTGGAATCTGCTCTTCCGGCATGGAACTCCAACTACTCCGCGTTCGCCGATTTCGGCGGTGCTTCGAACTGCTTGCCGAAGTGCATCGCGTCCCGCACTTCCGTCATCGTCTCTTCCGCTGTCTGCTGGGCCTTTTGCGATCCTGCTTCCAGGATGTCCCATACCATCCGCGGATTTTTTTCGTAT containing:
- a CDS encoding segregation/condensation protein A is translated as MPEEQIPSTTDAVATQNNAPAEKAKARKDTEFPFAITVGQVYDGPLDLLLDLIRKQDIDIYDIPIAQITAQYLAYVERMKEFDVDIASDFIYMASVLIQIKSRMLLPRDPTISEAAQDDPRAELVERLLEHEKFKMAAQMLLQRQQIEEAVLSNPALKEFKNAEGTEAELAADVVDLVRTFQQILDRAKHRPMINVDEEAVTVTQMIDYFRRRLVMEDRPIRLKNLLRSLQTRNALVCAFLALLEMVRLQAILLRQEHVFGEILIKKNARFDEVMGEQDAVRDDWR